One genomic window of Diospyros lotus cultivar Yz01 chromosome 8, ASM1463336v1, whole genome shotgun sequence includes the following:
- the LOC127808081 gene encoding tubby-like F-box protein 8, protein MSFRRIVRDVRDGFGSLSRRSFEVRLPGHHRGKSHGAVHELHEPPVIQNSCWASLPPELLRDVIKRLEASENTWPARKNVVACASVCRSWREMCKEIVQSLEYSGKITFPVSLKQPGPRDGTIQCFIKRDKSKLTYHLFLCLSPALFVENGKFLLSAKRNRRTTCTEYIISMDADNISRSSNTCIGKVRSNFLGTKFIIYDTQPPYNNAHLSSPGRTSRRFYSKKVSPKVPTGSYNIAQVTYELNVLGTRGPRRMHCIMHSIPVSALEPGGTVPGQPELLPRSLEDSFRSISFSKSIENSTEFSSARFSDIIGPRGEGDEGKDRPLVLRNKPPRWHEQLQCWCLNFRGRVTVASVKNFQLIAATQPAAGAPTPSQPPTQSDHDKIILQFGKVGKDMFTMDYRYPLSAFQAFAICLSSFDTKLACE, encoded by the exons ATGTCATTCCGCCGCATAGTGCGTGATGTAAGGGATGGTTTTGGGAGCTTATCAAGACGAAGTTTTGAGGTAAGGTTGCCCGGGCACCACAGGGGGAAATCTCATGGTGCAGTCCATGAGTTGCATGAGCCACCAGTCATCCAGAACAGTTGTTGGGCTAGCCTCCCGCCAGAGCTTCTCCGTGATGTCATTAAGAGGTTGGAGGCAAGTGAGAATACATGGCCGGCTCGCAAGAATGTTGTTGCATGTGCTTCTGTTTGCAGATCTTGGAGGGAAATGTGCAAAGAAATTGTCCAAAGCCTTGAATATTCAGGGAAGATTACCTTTCCAGTTTCCCTGAAGCAG CCTGGACCTCGAGATGGAACCATCCAGTGCTTCATCAAACGAGACAAATCTAAATTAACTTACCACCTTTTCCTTTGCCTTAGCCCTG CCTTGTTCGTTGAAAATGGGAAGTTTCTGCTTTCTGCAAAACGAAATCGGCGAACTACTTGTACAGAGTACATCATCTCCATGGATGCAGATAATATATCAAGATCAAGCAACACTTGCATAGGAAAAGTCAG GTCAAATTTCCTTGGTACTAAGTTCATCATTTATGATACACAACCGCCTTATAATAATGCTCATCTGTCGTCTCCTGGGCGTACAAGCCGTCGATTCTACTCCAAAAAGGTTTCCCCTAAAGTCCCTACTGGAAGCTATAACATTGCCCAGGTTACGTATGAACTGAATGTGCTAGGTACAAGGGGTCCGCGCAGGATGCACTGTATCATGCACTCAATCCCTGTTTCAGCCCTCGAGCCAGGTGGAACCGTCCCTGGCCAGCCGGAGCTCCTTCCCCGTTCCCTTGAAGACTCATTCCGAAGCATCTCCTTCTCAAAATCAATAGAGAACTCTACTGAGTTCAGTAGTGCCCGGTTTTCAGACATTATTGGCCCTCGTGGGGAAGGAGATGAGGGAAAGGACAGACCTTTGGTTCTCAGAAACAAGCCACCGAGATGGCATGAGCAGTTGCAGTGTTGGTGTCTTAACTTCCGTGGGAGGGTCACTGTTGCATCCGTCAAAAATTTCCAGCTGATTGCTGCCACGCAGCCTGCTGCCGGTGCTCCAACGCCATCTCAGCCGCCTACCCAATCTGATCATGACAAGATCATCTTGCAGTTCGGTAAGGTTGGCAAGGATATGTTCACCATGGATTATCGCTACCCTCTATCTGCATTTCAGGCTTTTGCCATCTGTTTGAGCAGCTTTGACACCAAACTAGCATGTGAATGA